The Primulina eburnea isolate SZY01 chromosome 8, ASM2296580v1, whole genome shotgun sequence genome contains a region encoding:
- the LOC140839239 gene encoding protein FATTY ACID EXPORT 1, chloroplastic-like, with protein MAEEVTNGHIQNQDASKPKRAAKIHDFCLGIPFGKRVVLSGGLIDFIFTRNSVNLSTGVLFGGALLALSVYGLKVWRQGKSSLPFILGQSVLFMALFWENFQTYALVIHQTLHYHLYYDFYYIPQLSYKCLCFYLYVVISGGNPPPKKLESLTAVESS; from the exons ATGGCTGAAGAAGTGACAAATGGGCACATACAAAATCAAGACGCCAGCAAACCAAAGAGGGCAGCCAAGATTCATGACTTTTGTCTTGGAATTCCCTTCGGTAa GCGGGTTGTTCTAAGCGGGGGACTTATAGACTTTATTTTCACAAGAAACTCTGTTAATTTAAGCACTGGAGTGCTCTTTGGAGGTGCTTTACTGGCCCTCAGCGTTTATGGTTTGAAGGTTTGGAGACAAGGAAAATCAAGCTTGCCATTTATACTCGGACAATCAG TACTCTTTATGGCTCTTTTTTGGGAGAATTTTCAGACATATGCATTGGTAATTCATCAGACTTTACATTATCATTTGTACTATGATTTCTATTATATTCCACAATTATCTTATAAATGT CTGTGCTTCTATTTGTATGTGGTGATATCTGGAGGTAATCCTCCACCAAAGAAGCTCGAATCTTTGACTGCTGTTGAATCATCATAA